A genome region from Geobacter pickeringii includes the following:
- the smc gene encoding chromosome segregation protein SMC, protein MKIKRLEISGFKSFVDRASLDFQQGVTGIVGPNGCGKSNVVDAIRWVMGEQSAKNLRGRSMEDIIFGGSEFRKPVGMAEVSMVFSTEDGRVPAKYLNYSEIQVTRRLYRDGESEYFLNKTPCRLMDITELFMDTGVGARAYSIIEQGKIGMILHSKPEERRFLIEEAAGVTKFKAKKQVALKKIDLTRQNLLRIGDILAEIKRQLNSLQRQAKKAEKFREYREELKEIEIAATVRRFVALNAEKERVEGGLRDAVSRDGTLAADLGQRDLLLEEKRMALVERERGVAEAQEGIFRHRSAVQACESRIEFQRKELAALERQEERLVTELAGLEGQVVAAEEELKRLLEQSGAFSVEAADEEGNLQARERELEEMSEAERELASSLEEVRRELFSLLSEVAQLSNQRNAAARRLEGLAERAERNRRESTLLQERLVDASGKAHELEGAVGGLSRRKEELQEQIPLLVRREEELRSALSDRERELAARREELSRTSSRLHSLQELEAQFAGYGQGVRNLLLAERFAGRFGGVLADFVETEGELEAALEAVLADRLQYVLCDGDTDALEAVAFLRENGSGRCTLVAGPLAAGERPLPPPDSVPLLSRVTIGEGRRAAVEPLLHDVYLADDLADAVSRSRRFPRCTFVTLHGDVAFGGGIVHGGSADGAGQGLVHKKREIRELAGATERLTEQVRELEAGRDRLRAERGGVEEELRDLRQELHQTDLQLVNAENDLQRVREECQRIEERITVTGMEDDQLREERETLEGEMAEADSRRSIREERKAGLEAELERLQESLAVRKRQIDSAREAVTSLKVRSAQLREKKEAAGRAMKRTEELLGDLRTRIERHRLEREACSTERERLAVTLTAGEEELKTLLAGHAEAEAACTAVKREFEALAELLRVEEGRLRELRSLCEEAKGAVAGHKLKLSELTLELNHLVTSLAEKYRLELQPLLARYADHPVDTDASGQRQAELSRLIDEMGEVNLTAIEEYRELEERFTFLSGQKDDLEESLHALQQAIQRINRTTRKRFLETFHLVNEKFQEVFPRLFCGGKAELKLTNEEDLLETGIDIIVQPPGKKLQNVTLLSGGEKALTAVALIFSIFLIKPSPFCLLDEVDAPLDDANIGRFNDMVREMSEISQFIIITHNKATMAVADTLYGVTMEEPGVSKLVSVKLN, encoded by the coding sequence ATGAAGATCAAACGCCTCGAAATATCCGGATTCAAATCGTTCGTCGACCGGGCCTCGCTGGATTTCCAGCAGGGGGTGACCGGGATCGTCGGCCCCAACGGGTGCGGGAAGTCCAACGTCGTCGACGCAATCCGCTGGGTCATGGGGGAGCAGTCGGCCAAGAACCTCCGGGGACGGTCGATGGAGGACATCATCTTCGGCGGCAGCGAATTCCGCAAGCCGGTCGGCATGGCCGAGGTCTCCATGGTCTTCTCCACCGAAGACGGGCGGGTGCCGGCCAAGTACCTGAACTACAGCGAGATCCAGGTGACGCGCCGTCTTTACCGCGACGGCGAGAGCGAATATTTCCTCAACAAGACCCCCTGCCGGTTGATGGACATTACCGAGCTGTTCATGGATACCGGCGTCGGTGCCCGGGCCTACTCCATCATCGAGCAGGGGAAGATCGGGATGATCCTCCACTCCAAGCCCGAAGAGCGGCGATTCCTCATCGAAGAGGCGGCCGGCGTCACCAAGTTCAAGGCCAAGAAGCAGGTTGCCCTCAAAAAGATCGATCTGACCCGTCAGAACCTTCTCCGGATCGGCGACATCCTTGCCGAGATCAAGCGCCAGCTTAACTCCCTCCAGCGCCAGGCGAAGAAGGCGGAGAAGTTCAGGGAGTACCGGGAAGAGCTGAAGGAGATCGAAATCGCCGCCACCGTCAGGCGTTTCGTGGCCCTCAACGCCGAAAAGGAGCGGGTCGAGGGGGGGCTGCGCGACGCCGTCTCCCGAGATGGAACCCTCGCGGCGGACCTGGGCCAGCGGGATCTTCTCCTGGAAGAGAAGCGCATGGCCCTCGTGGAGCGGGAACGGGGGGTTGCCGAAGCGCAGGAGGGAATCTTCCGGCACCGGAGCGCGGTGCAGGCCTGCGAGAGCCGTATCGAGTTCCAGCGCAAGGAGCTTGCCGCCCTCGAACGCCAGGAAGAGCGCCTCGTCACGGAGCTTGCCGGCCTCGAAGGGCAGGTGGTCGCGGCCGAGGAGGAGTTGAAGCGCCTCCTGGAGCAGAGTGGTGCCTTTTCCGTCGAGGCTGCCGACGAGGAGGGGAACCTTCAGGCCCGTGAGCGGGAGCTTGAGGAGATGTCCGAGGCGGAGCGGGAGCTCGCTTCTTCCCTGGAGGAGGTCCGGCGCGAACTCTTCTCCCTCCTCTCCGAGGTGGCCCAGCTCAGTAACCAGCGCAATGCCGCCGCCCGCCGGCTGGAGGGGCTGGCAGAGCGTGCCGAGCGAAACCGACGCGAAAGCACCCTCCTTCAGGAGCGGCTCGTCGATGCCTCCGGAAAGGCCCACGAGCTCGAAGGGGCGGTCGGGGGGCTTTCGCGCCGCAAGGAAGAGCTTCAGGAGCAGATTCCGCTTCTGGTCCGCCGTGAAGAGGAGCTGAGGAGCGCTCTCTCCGACCGCGAGCGAGAACTCGCCGCTCGCCGTGAGGAGCTTTCGCGCACCTCGTCGCGCCTCCATTCGCTCCAGGAACTGGAGGCCCAGTTCGCCGGCTATGGCCAGGGGGTACGGAACCTGCTTCTGGCCGAGCGGTTCGCGGGGCGGTTCGGGGGGGTCCTGGCCGACTTCGTGGAGACGGAGGGAGAGTTGGAAGCGGCCCTGGAGGCGGTCCTTGCCGACCGGCTCCAGTACGTCCTCTGCGACGGCGATACCGATGCCCTGGAAGCGGTGGCCTTTCTCCGGGAGAATGGCAGCGGTCGGTGTACCCTCGTTGCCGGCCCTCTGGCGGCGGGGGAACGCCCGCTCCCGCCGCCGGACTCTGTACCGCTTCTGTCGCGGGTCACCATCGGCGAAGGGCGGCGGGCGGCGGTGGAACCGCTTCTGCACGACGTCTATCTGGCCGATGATCTGGCGGATGCCGTTTCACGCTCCCGCCGCTTCCCCCGTTGCACGTTCGTAACCCTGCATGGGGATGTGGCCTTTGGCGGAGGCATCGTTCACGGCGGCTCGGCCGATGGGGCGGGGCAGGGGCTCGTCCACAAGAAACGGGAGATTCGAGAACTCGCCGGCGCAACCGAACGGCTGACCGAGCAGGTCCGGGAACTGGAGGCCGGGCGGGACCGGTTGCGGGCCGAGCGGGGAGGGGTGGAGGAAGAGCTTCGCGACCTGCGTCAGGAGCTTCACCAGACCGACCTGCAACTGGTGAATGCGGAGAATGATCTTCAACGTGTCCGGGAGGAGTGCCAACGGATCGAGGAGCGGATTACCGTCACCGGCATGGAGGACGACCAGCTCCGGGAGGAGCGGGAAACCCTCGAAGGCGAGATGGCCGAGGCCGACAGCCGCCGCAGCATTCGGGAGGAGCGCAAGGCGGGGCTCGAAGCGGAGCTCGAGCGTCTCCAGGAGAGTCTGGCGGTTCGCAAGCGGCAGATCGATTCCGCCCGCGAGGCGGTTACCTCACTGAAGGTCAGGAGTGCCCAGCTTCGCGAGAAAAAAGAGGCCGCGGGGCGTGCCATGAAGCGTACCGAGGAGCTCCTCGGCGACCTCCGGACCCGCATCGAGCGCCATCGGCTCGAGCGCGAAGCCTGCAGCACTGAGCGTGAACGCCTTGCCGTGACGCTCACTGCCGGCGAAGAGGAACTCAAGACTCTTCTTGCCGGCCATGCCGAGGCCGAGGCTGCCTGTACTGCGGTGAAGCGGGAATTCGAGGCGCTGGCAGAGCTGCTCCGCGTAGAGGAAGGGCGGCTGCGGGAGCTTCGCTCTCTCTGCGAGGAAGCAAAGGGGGCCGTCGCCGGCCACAAGTTGAAGCTCTCCGAGCTTACCCTGGAACTCAATCATCTCGTTACCTCTCTGGCGGAAAAGTATCGCCTCGAACTGCAGCCGCTCCTTGCCAGGTATGCCGACCATCCCGTCGATACGGACGCTTCCGGTCAGAGACAGGCGGAGCTTTCCCGGCTCATCGACGAGATGGGGGAAGTGAATCTCACCGCCATCGAAGAGTACCGGGAGCTCGAGGAGCGTTTCACGTTCCTGTCTGGGCAGAAAGATGACCTGGAAGAGTCGCTCCATGCCCTGCAGCAGGCAATCCAACGGATCAACCGCACCACCCGCAAGCGGTTTCTCGAAACCTTCCATCTGGTGAACGAGAAATTCCAGGAGGTGTTCCCGCGCCTTTTCTGTGGCGGCAAGGCCGAGCTCAAGCTGACCAACGAGGAGGATCTCCTGGAGACCGGGATCGACATCATTGTTCAGCCTCCCGGGAAAAAGCTCCAGAACGTCACGCTCCTCTCGGGAGGGGAGAAGGCCCTGACGGCGGTGGCGCTCATTTTTTCCATCTTCCTGATCAAACCGTCACCTTTTTGCCTTCTCGACGAGGTGGATGCGCCACTTGATGATGCCAATATCGGGCGTTTCAACGATATGGTCCGGGAGATGAGTGAAATATCCCAGTTCATCATCATTACGCATAACAAGGCAACCATGGCGGTTGCCGACACGCTCTACGGGGTCACCATGGAGGAGCCCGGGGTGTCCAAGCTGGTTTCCGTGAAACTTAACTAG
- a CDS encoding sigma-54-dependent transcriptional regulator — protein sequence MKERTKILLIDDEESGREALTLLLKAGGHHVSGSASGAEGFQLLGRDKFDIVITDLFLPDTNGIDILKKVKGDSPLTEVILITGHASAETAVRAMKEGAFDYITKPLNFDELKIIIAKAVEKRQLLTENVYLRKQLRDKFEFANIIGTAPSMQQVFALMKRIVKTDSTVLITGESGTGKELVAKAIHFNGQRRDKPFVAVHCGAIPENLLESELFGYVKGAFTGAMRDKIGKFEAATQGTIFLDEIGTMPMQLQTKLLRVLQEQEVERVGSTRPVKIDARIVAATNLNLAEEVKKGTFREDLFYRLNVIPLPLPPLRERVEDILPLAKHFLAKYCKEMRRRAMTLTKEGLEALESYQWPGNVRELENLMERVAALTEEDSITLQDLPPNIREESLTRVTEKGVDLVRTLAEIERSMISDALALSDGVKARAAALLNLNRTTLVEKMRRLGMPL from the coding sequence ATGAAAGAACGGACAAAGATCCTTCTCATCGACGACGAAGAGTCAGGACGCGAGGCCCTGACCCTTCTGCTCAAGGCAGGGGGACATCACGTCAGCGGTTCCGCCTCGGGTGCGGAGGGATTCCAGCTTCTTGGCCGGGACAAGTTCGACATCGTCATTACCGATCTTTTTCTCCCCGACACCAACGGTATCGACATCCTCAAGAAGGTCAAGGGGGACTCCCCCCTTACCGAGGTCATCCTCATCACCGGCCACGCCTCAGCCGAAACGGCCGTCCGCGCCATGAAGGAAGGGGCGTTCGACTACATCACCAAGCCCCTCAACTTTGACGAGCTCAAGATCATCATCGCCAAGGCGGTCGAGAAGCGCCAGCTTCTCACCGAGAACGTCTATCTCAGAAAGCAGCTTCGCGACAAGTTCGAGTTCGCAAACATCATCGGCACCGCGCCATCGATGCAGCAGGTATTTGCACTCATGAAGCGGATCGTCAAAACCGACTCCACGGTCCTGATCACCGGTGAATCCGGGACCGGCAAGGAACTCGTCGCCAAGGCGATCCACTTCAACGGCCAGCGTCGGGACAAGCCATTCGTCGCCGTCCACTGCGGGGCGATTCCCGAGAATCTCCTCGAGAGCGAGCTCTTCGGCTACGTGAAGGGGGCCTTCACCGGCGCCATGCGGGACAAGATCGGGAAGTTCGAAGCGGCAACACAGGGAACCATCTTTCTGGACGAGATCGGCACCATGCCGATGCAACTGCAGACCAAACTCCTGCGGGTACTCCAGGAACAGGAAGTGGAGCGGGTCGGCTCCACCCGCCCCGTGAAGATCGATGCCCGGATCGTTGCCGCCACGAACCTGAATCTGGCCGAAGAGGTCAAGAAGGGGACCTTCCGGGAAGACCTCTTTTACCGGCTCAACGTCATTCCGCTGCCGCTGCCGCCGCTGCGCGAACGGGTCGAGGACATCCTGCCGCTGGCGAAGCATTTCCTCGCCAAGTACTGCAAAGAGATGCGCCGCCGGGCCATGACCCTGACAAAGGAAGGCTTGGAGGCCCTGGAGAGCTACCAGTGGCCGGGCAACGTCAGGGAGCTCGAAAACCTCATGGAGCGGGTGGCGGCCTTGACCGAGGAGGACTCCATAACCCTGCAGGACCTTCCCCCCAACATCAGGGAAGAGTCCCTCACCCGCGTCACCGAAAAGGGGGTGGATCTCGTCAGGACCCTCGCCGAAATCGAGCGGAGCATGATCAGCGACGCCCTCGCCCTCTCCGACGGGGTGAAAGCCCGGGCGGCGGCACTCCTGAACCTGAACCGCACCACCCTCGTGGAGAAGATGCGGCGGCTTGGAATGCCGCTCTAG
- a CDS encoding uracil-DNA glycosylase has protein sequence MQADDGTRATLASLRRYLEELKESGVEGLPFAPEGAAQAFEAARPPISQPLPAESECAVSAPPQRREILDDIRSDLGDCQRCALGAGRTTLVFGVGNPDARLLFVGEAPGREEDLQGEPFVGEAGQLLTKIIGAMGLAREEVYICNVLKCRPPGNRNPHAEEIEACSSFLLRQVKAIAPEAIIALGTFAAQTLLNTKEPISRLRGTFHDYHGIPLMSTFHPAFLLRNPERKREVWDDMKLVMGRLGIAINSRKK, from the coding sequence ATGCAGGCGGATGACGGGACACGGGCGACGCTTGCATCGCTCAGGCGTTATCTGGAGGAGCTGAAGGAGAGCGGGGTGGAGGGGCTTCCCTTTGCCCCCGAAGGTGCCGCTCAGGCTTTTGAGGCTGCGCGCCCCCCAATATCCCAGCCTCTGCCGGCTGAATCCGAGTGTGCGGTTTCGGCGCCGCCACAGAGGCGGGAGATCCTCGACGACATCCGGAGCGATCTCGGCGACTGCCAGCGCTGTGCCCTCGGTGCCGGGCGCACGACGCTCGTTTTCGGTGTCGGCAACCCGGACGCGCGGCTTCTCTTCGTGGGGGAGGCACCCGGCCGCGAGGAAGACCTCCAGGGAGAACCGTTCGTCGGCGAGGCAGGGCAGCTCCTGACGAAGATCATCGGGGCCATGGGCCTGGCGCGGGAGGAGGTCTACATCTGCAACGTCCTCAAGTGCCGGCCGCCGGGGAACCGCAACCCCCACGCCGAGGAGATCGAGGCGTGCAGTTCGTTCCTGCTCCGGCAGGTGAAGGCTATTGCGCCGGAGGCGATCATTGCCCTCGGCACCTTTGCCGCCCAGACGCTCCTGAACACCAAGGAGCCGATATCGAGGCTGCGCGGAACGTTCCACGATTATCACGGAATCCCTCTCATGTCGACCTTCCATCCCGCGTTTCTCCTGCGCAACCCCGAACGGAAGCGCGAGGTCTGGGATGACATGAAGCTGGTCATGGGGCGGTTGGGGATCGCGATAAATTCCCGGAAGAAGTGA
- a CDS encoding zinc dependent phospholipase C family protein, which produces MLILPFAILAAALLAPSDAFAWGAGIHLQLGTAVINSLQSINPAIAAVIGEFPHDFLYGCIAADITLGKKFTHYLQHCHRWRIGMKVLEYAWNPPQKACAYGYLSHLAADTVAHNYFVPFKVMRSFSTLTLKHAYWEMRFETFVDRDIWETGKQVARENYKANDALLRNVLSDTIFSFGTNKRIFNSILLVSRLEKWQQVMKTLSDSSSYVLEDEDRFEYLGLAQEAVFDFLNRVEHSRFYLADPTGERALATAEAVRKNLRLLYRSGKLDREDALSQVEAMKWRLKEAIWAPEKLLQILSAE; this is translated from the coding sequence ATGCTCATCCTGCCCTTTGCCATCCTCGCCGCCGCCCTGCTCGCACCGTCCGATGCCTTCGCCTGGGGAGCCGGCATCCATCTCCAGCTGGGGACCGCCGTCATCAACAGCCTGCAGTCGATAAACCCCGCCATTGCCGCAGTCATCGGCGAATTCCCCCATGACTTCCTCTACGGCTGCATCGCGGCTGACATCACCCTCGGCAAGAAGTTCACCCATTACTTGCAGCACTGCCATCGCTGGCGCATCGGCATGAAGGTGCTGGAGTACGCCTGGAACCCGCCCCAGAAGGCCTGCGCCTACGGCTACCTCTCGCATCTCGCCGCCGACACCGTGGCCCACAACTACTTCGTCCCCTTCAAGGTCATGCGGAGCTTCTCCACCCTCACCCTCAAGCACGCCTATTGGGAGATGCGTTTCGAGACCTTCGTGGACCGCGATATCTGGGAAACGGGGAAGCAGGTCGCCCGGGAAAACTACAAGGCCAACGATGCGCTGCTGCGCAATGTCCTCTCGGACACCATCTTTTCCTTCGGCACCAACAAACGGATCTTCAACTCGATCCTGCTGGTGAGCCGGCTCGAAAAATGGCAGCAGGTGATGAAAACCCTTTCGGACTCGTCGAGCTACGTCCTCGAAGACGAGGACCGCTTCGAGTACCTGGGGCTCGCGCAGGAGGCGGTCTTCGACTTTCTGAACCGCGTGGAGCACTCACGCTTCTATCTGGCGGATCCGACGGGGGAACGGGCCCTTGCAACGGCGGAAGCGGTGCGCAAGAACCTCCGCCTGCTCTACCGCAGCGGAAAACTCGACCGGGAAGACGCCCTCTCGCAGGTAGAGGCGATGAAATGGCGGCTGAAAGAGGCCATCTGGGCCCCGGAGAAGCTTCTCCAGATTCTCTCTGCCGAATAG
- the coaBC gene encoding bifunctional phosphopantothenoylcysteine decarboxylase/phosphopantothenate--cysteine ligase CoaBC: protein MLNGKQIVLGVTGGIAAYKAVELLRLLTKAGATVHVIMTRSATEFVTPLTFQTLSMNPVTTELFNLISEREIGHISLADRADLFIIAPATANVIGKLAGGIADDMLTTTVMATRAPVLIAPAMNVNMYQNPIYRENEEKLRRHGYRFVEPARGMLACGWEGEGKFQEPSVIVEEARRVLTPPDLAGERILVTAGPTREEVDPVRYVSNHSSGKMGYAIARAAWRRGAEVVLVSGPTCLPDPWGIGVVRVESAMEMRDAVMAELPASTVVVKAAAVADYRPTTRSAAKIKKRTDSLSLDLEKNPDILAEVGRMKGDRVVVGFAAETGELLENARIKLTEKNVDLMVANDVSLEGAGFNVETNIAKLLFRDGTVEELSLMTKGAMADLILDRVAALRQKQSRQEG, encoded by the coding sequence ATGCTGAACGGCAAGCAAATCGTACTGGGGGTCACCGGCGGCATCGCCGCCTACAAGGCGGTGGAGCTGCTGCGCCTGCTGACGAAGGCGGGGGCGACGGTGCACGTCATCATGACCAGGTCGGCCACGGAGTTCGTGACTCCCCTCACGTTCCAGACCCTCTCCATGAACCCCGTCACCACGGAGCTTTTTAACCTCATCTCCGAACGGGAGATTGGCCACATCTCCCTGGCTGACCGGGCGGATCTCTTCATCATCGCCCCGGCCACGGCCAACGTCATTGGCAAGCTTGCCGGCGGCATTGCCGACGACATGCTCACCACCACCGTGATGGCGACCAGGGCGCCGGTCCTCATCGCCCCCGCCATGAACGTCAACATGTACCAAAACCCCATCTACCGCGAGAACGAAGAGAAGCTGCGCCGCCACGGCTACCGTTTCGTGGAGCCGGCGCGGGGAATGCTTGCCTGCGGCTGGGAAGGGGAGGGGAAGTTTCAGGAGCCGTCCGTGATCGTGGAAGAGGCCCGGCGGGTACTCACCCCCCCGGACCTGGCCGGCGAGCGGATTCTCGTCACCGCGGGGCCGACCCGTGAGGAGGTCGATCCCGTCCGGTACGTCAGCAACCACTCATCGGGGAAGATGGGGTATGCCATCGCCCGGGCGGCCTGGCGGCGGGGGGCGGAGGTCGTTTTGGTCTCAGGCCCCACGTGCCTGCCCGATCCGTGGGGGATCGGGGTGGTGCGGGTCGAGTCTGCCATGGAGATGCGCGATGCCGTCATGGCGGAGCTTCCGGCAAGCACGGTCGTCGTGAAGGCGGCGGCAGTCGCCGACTATCGCCCGACGACCCGCAGTGCCGCCAAGATCAAGAAACGCACCGATTCCCTCTCGCTGGATTTGGAGAAGAACCCTGACATCCTCGCCGAGGTGGGGCGGATGAAAGGCGACCGCGTGGTGGTGGGATTTGCCGCCGAAACCGGTGAACTGCTGGAGAATGCCCGCATCAAGCTTACGGAGAAGAACGTCGACCTCATGGTGGCCAACGACGTGAGCCTGGAGGGGGCGGGGTTCAATGTGGAGACCAACATCGCCAAGCTCCTTTTCCGTGACGGCACCGTCGAGGAGCTTTCCCTCATGACGAAGGGGGCGATGGCGGATCTGATCCTTGACCGGGTGGCGGCATTGCGGCAGAAGCAGTCGCGCCAGGAGGGGTGA
- a CDS encoding MBL fold metallo-hydrolase → MIFDTVVVGPLGVNCFILGCEESREGVVVDPGADAERILERVRSRGLDIRYVVNTHGHFDHVGGNRRLVAATGAKLLIHRDDVPLLGRAVEVAANYGLTTERSPEPDLFLEDGAVLSFGSCAMEILHTPGHTPGGCCLSLATEAKVITGDTLFAESVGRTDFPGSSHEALMASIQTKLLPLPDATQVFPGHGPSTTIGRERLYNPYIAG, encoded by the coding sequence ATGATTTTCGATACCGTCGTCGTCGGCCCGCTGGGGGTCAACTGTTTCATCCTCGGGTGCGAGGAGAGCCGCGAGGGGGTGGTGGTCGATCCCGGCGCCGATGCCGAGCGCATCCTCGAACGGGTCCGCTCCCGGGGGCTCGACATTCGCTACGTCGTCAATACCCACGGGCATTTCGACCACGTGGGGGGAAACCGTCGCCTGGTGGCGGCGACGGGGGCGAAGCTTCTCATCCACCGCGATGACGTTCCTCTCCTTGGTCGGGCGGTGGAGGTGGCGGCCAACTACGGCCTCACGACGGAGCGCTCTCCCGAACCTGACCTCTTTCTCGAGGATGGCGCGGTGCTCTCCTTCGGGAGCTGCGCGATGGAGATCCTCCATACCCCCGGCCACACGCCGGGAGGGTGCTGTCTCTCCCTGGCAACGGAAGCGAAGGTGATCACCGGCGACACGCTCTTCGCGGAATCGGTGGGGAGGACCGACTTCCCGGGCTCTTCCCACGAAGCCCTGATGGCGTCGATCCAGACCAAGCTCCTGCCGCTGCCGGACGCCACCCAGGTCTTCCCCGGCCATGGCCCTTCGACCACCATCGGCCGGGAGCGGCTCTACAATCCCTACATCGCCGGTTAA
- a CDS encoding 3'-5' exoribonuclease YhaM family protein, whose product MNKVFVSSIRERDQVESVFLVKDKIMAMAKNGKPYMTLRLMDKSGEIEGRVWDNVDELSATFDKDDFIAIRCKATVYLGKMQLIISELFRVPEHQVTLADFLPESERVIEEMEQELAALVESITDPHLKVLMKAFFDDPALMPLYRVAPAAKGMHHVYLGGLLEHSLAVARLVDTIVPLYAGLNRDLLVVGALLHDVGKVREMTYLRSFDYTDEGKLLGHITIGVEMLQERISAIPGFPVELAMLLKHMLLSHHGQYEYGSPKRPKTLEATILNYLDDLDSKINGIRTHIRKEAENQSRWTSYHRLYDRYFYKEGYVPDDEAEEIRDEPSAPEPLTLAPPAEPPAERRREESKKGFRNNPFELLQEKNLDLF is encoded by the coding sequence TTGAACAAGGTTTTTGTCAGTAGCATCCGGGAGCGGGACCAGGTCGAATCGGTCTTCCTCGTCAAAGACAAGATCATGGCCATGGCCAAGAACGGCAAGCCCTACATGACGCTGCGGCTCATGGACAAGAGCGGTGAGATCGAGGGACGGGTCTGGGACAACGTCGATGAGCTCTCCGCCACCTTCGACAAGGACGATTTCATCGCCATCCGCTGCAAGGCGACCGTGTATCTCGGCAAGATGCAGCTTATCATCTCCGAGCTCTTCCGGGTGCCCGAACATCAGGTGACTCTGGCCGACTTCCTTCCCGAGTCCGAGCGGGTCATCGAAGAGATGGAGCAGGAGCTGGCGGCTCTGGTGGAGAGTATCACCGACCCACACCTGAAGGTGCTCATGAAGGCGTTTTTCGACGATCCGGCGCTCATGCCGCTGTACCGCGTCGCTCCGGCCGCCAAGGGGATGCACCATGTCTACCTCGGGGGGCTCCTGGAGCATTCGCTGGCGGTGGCCCGGCTCGTGGACACCATCGTTCCCCTGTACGCCGGACTCAACCGCGATCTCCTCGTGGTGGGGGCGCTGCTCCACGACGTCGGCAAGGTCCGTGAGATGACCTATCTCCGTTCCTTCGATTATACGGACGAAGGGAAGCTGCTCGGGCATATCACCATCGGCGTCGAGATGCTCCAGGAACGGATCTCCGCCATCCCGGGCTTCCCGGTCGAGCTGGCGATGCTCCTTAAGCACATGCTCCTCTCCCACCACGGCCAGTACGAGTACGGCTCCCCCAAGCGCCCCAAGACACTGGAGGCGACCATCCTCAACTACCTGGACGACCTCGACTCCAAGATCAACGGCATCCGGACCCACATCCGCAAGGAGGCCGAGAATCAGAGCCGCTGGACCTCCTATCACCGGCTCTACGACCGGTACTTCTACAAGGAAGGGTATGTACCCGACGACGAGGCGGAGGAAATCCGGGATGAACCGTCGGCCCCCGAACCGCTGACCCTCGCGCCGCCGGCGGAGCCCCCGGCCGAGCGCCGCCGGGAGGAGTCGAAAAAGGGGTTCCGTAACAACCCCTTCGAGCTGCTCCAGGAGAAAAACCTGGATCTCTTCTAG